A single genomic interval of Phaeodactylum tricornutum CCAP 1055/1 chromosome 5, whole genome shotgun sequence harbors:
- a CDS encoding predicted protein translates to MRFLAPRSDVGPGTRISRRLLLLSVTLGLQSAVPVTNASVQSIDLRAEHLLFWSGLDCAVDAALHNMGPLLDDLLLRGGDQPTETTSETTCVSERPMGSSPVYNNHTLDDPPSSMSTTMETLDDNRETSVATVNAPENTTTLSLKERVRNIPVSDKSRMQFSLFQPGDGSREDPDGIPTRYLKMQKGDRELAAKALEATLDWRDEHAIDTILKIPHRKFEICKQVFPHYFVGRDKDDHVVFVQRPAMLDLEKAKANGLTNEELLLHYVYVNEFLWQYLEADSPLGTMTSVIDLQGLHLGVLRQSDIISFLKKFVMTMDAHFPQRSHKTLILNAPKWFHMLYKLISPLLRDTTKAKIEIHSRSKKQDAVLKDYLGEDAAKKLPPSFWSKKHTKRQSRHRRGHNEEHSLDADDDGSGSAVPSDDPTEVSEMEEALRSFTLARIQENGQELAAIV, encoded by the exons ATGAGATTCCTTGCGCCACGATCGGACGTTGGCCCGGGGACGCGGATATCGCGTcgattgctgttgctgtccGTCACGCTCGGGCTGCAATCCGCCGTGCCGGTCACCAACGCGTCCGTTCAATCCATCGACTTGCGGGCCGAGCATCTCTTGTTCTGGTCCGGACTCGACTGCGCCGTCGATGCGGCACTGCACAACATGGGGCCCTTGTTGGATGACCTCTTACTCCGCGGCGGTGATCAACCAACGGAAACGACGAGCGAAACAACGTGTGTTTCGGAACGACCAATGGGTTCCTCCCCCGTATACAATAACCATACCTTGGATGACCCGCCGTCGTCGATGTCCACAACGATGGAGACTCTGGACGACAACCGCGAGACCAGCGTGGCAACGGTCAATGCCCCGGAGAACACAACCACGCTTTCGTTGAAAGAACGCGTTCGTAACATTCCGGTGAGCGACAAATCCCGCATGCAGTTTAGCCTCTTTCAACCAGGAGATGGTAGTAGAGAAGATCCGGATGGAATTCCCACACGGTATCTCAAAATGCAAAAGGGTGATCGGGAGTTGGCAGCCAAGGCCTTGGAGGCTACGCTGGACTGGCGGGACGAGCACGCCATCGACACCATTCTCAAGATTCCTCACCGTAAATTCGAAATTTGCAAACAAGTATTTCCGCATTATTTTGTGGGACGTGATAAAGACGATCACGTTGTTTTTGTCCAGAGACCGGCCATGTTGGATCTGGAAAAAGCCAAGGCCAACGGACTCACCAACGAAGAACTATTGCTCCACTACGTCTACGTCAACGAATTTTTGTGGCAATACCTTGAAGCCGATTCCCCTCTCGGGACCATGACCAGTGTCATTGATTTGCAAGGTCTGCATTTAGGGGTTCTGCGACAATCGGACATTATCTCCTTTTTGAAAAAGTTTGTCATGACCATGGATGCGCACTTTCCGCAGAGGTCCCACAAGACGTTAATTTTGAACGCCCCCAAATGGTTTCACATGCTCTACAAACTCATTTCACCCCTCTTGCGCGATACCACGAAAGCCAAGATTGAAATACACTCGCGCAGCAAAAAGCAAGATGCCGTCTTGAAGGATTACTTGGGCGAAGACGCGGCCAAAAAACTACCTCCTTCGTTCTGGAGTAAGAAGCATACTAAACGACAATCCAGGCACCGTCGTGGTCACAACGAAGAGCATAGTCTCGATGCGGATGACGATGGGAGTGGGAGTGCAGTTCCTAGTGATGATCCGACCGAAGTGtcggaaatggaagaagccttACGGTCTTTT ACGCTTGCTCGCATTCAAGAAAATGGCCAGGAATTGGCGGCGATCGTATAG
- a CDS encoding predicted protein has translation MMRCVSTLVLLSLVTIGLSFSSTRPSSASWSRPRRATRTVVSAIPDGSAPARRAFLVGCLSSLGAFAVALPSNAIPMVTADEFNIILRDSSRSITRVEFSGPKSETVTVRLVDGTAFGIKDIVESSTDPRSPLKIAAACRESGVPSKFVELEAVLANAPKKKKLYTNQRVAEANEKEKERLARIAQDEENRLAELYRMEVAEAERLASSKK, from the coding sequence ATGATGCGCTGTGTATCTACACTGGTATTGCTATCACTCGTCACGATCGGATTATCGTTTTCGAGTACACGaccgtcgtcggcatcgtgGAGCCGACCGAGGAGGGCCACTCGCACAGTCGTGTCGGCAATCCCGGATGGATCGGCACCGGCAAGGCGTGCTTTCCTCGTTGGATGTTTGTCCTCTTTGGGTGCCTTTGCGGTCGCACTCCCGTCCAACGCCATTCCCATGGTGACCGCCGACGAATTCAACATTATCCTGCGCGACTCGTCCCGTTCCATTACTCGGGTCGAGTTCTCCGGCCCGAAGTCCGAAACCGTAACGGTCCGACTCGTTGACGGTACAGCGTTCGGCATCAAAGATATTGTCGAGAGTTCGACGGATCCGCGGTCTCCCTTGAAGATTGCGGCGGCTTGTCGGGAAAGCGGAGTGCCTTCCAAGTTTGTCGAGCTGGAAGCCGTCCTGGCGAATGCCcccaagaaaaagaaactgtACACCAACCAGCGGGTAGCGGaagccaacgaaaaggaaaaagaacGACTGGCACGAATTGCACAAGACGAGGAGAATCGACTGGCAGAATTGTACCGCATGGAAGTAGCCGAAGCCGAACGACTGGCTTCCTCGAAGAAGTAA
- a CDS encoding predicted protein: protein RSILLDGALARDTLIASNVRLVVSIAKKWAKNAHKAARETVQEGILGLAKAADRYDPERGLRFATYATYWVTNSVRFCFQTASTGCLRVPVGFHDTKTKFKRLVKEYYDEFGDAPGIDDLAEQMGLTRPRLEVILRSTRPLVSIDAPLRTGAVTQAGKAGNDVSQTNLLLADLLTDEQALPPEDLVELSFLRQNLENAMATELAPHERDVLRLRLGL from the exons CGCTCCATTCTACTCGACGGCGCCCTGGCAAGGGATACCCTCATCGCGAGTAACGTACGACTCGTCGTTAGTATCGCCAAGAAGTGGGCCAAGAACGCACACAAGGCGGCGCGGGAAA CCGTACAGGAAGGCATCCTGGGATTGGCCAAGGCCGCCGACCGCTACGATCCCGAACGTGGATTGCGATTCGCCACCTACGCCACTTACTGGGTCACCAATTCCGTACGCTTCTGCTTCCAAACCGCATCCACCGGATGTTTGCGGGTACCGGTAGGATTCCATGACACCAAGACCAAATTCAAACGACTCGTCAAGGAATACTACGACGAATTCGGTGACGCACCGGGAATCGACGATTTGGCCGAACAAATGGGCTTGACCCGGCCCCGGCTGGAAGTGATTCTCCGATCCACCCGGCCCCTGGTATCCATCGACGCCCCCTTGCGCACCGGCGCCGTCACACAGGCCGGCAAGGCGGGCAACGACGTCTCACAAACCAACCTCCTGCTGGCCGACTTGCTCACGGACGAACAAGCCCTGCCACCGGAAGATTTGGTCGAACTCTCCTTTCTGCGACAGAATCTGGAAAACGCCATGGCCACCGAGCTGGCACCCCACGAACGCGACGTCCTGCGCTTGCGACTCGGACTC
- a CDS encoding predicted protein: MIITVFEFGCAPENEVRNGLHNGCRMYSTVTRYPLRFVGDNHAVATPTVPTRLTIVTMPRQKAGKSPVLDADEREADLETAREALLNAVEGNNGDEEIAALYSTTPVLQLFLSSNTSITLKAGLSSREQTQLLLDSVKTCSKAQARRLFAGLKGIVVKLVQDEMYVPESAYDDGKRSHVDNDNVFPDPESSKALHFLRMATLCLQAYLEVCAEKHDNPKKQLPMIGEALELAQTLHDTLFSLDSCGSDALATQNAIVTLCETWWLRNASQRELLLVQSLPLLVVTALGDATGVAQKSDVKRLFQIRDALQVIDFSDDSSESLRTLLLRMAASPQSLRSPEGRRFLAYLFYVDESLQKDLHRAFRAQIPDARASVIEAYSEIYWRAWKEAPDVVIQESIESNVLSDLIYAVLHIANPNMATSLMTLLEPFHDAKKNADVETLLHRMYGPILWRSLSSANALVRVHATTILAEVFPLQEPSHTQTEKAIHKAVACLKTVLQDRDARVRVAASIATTTILSTYWDTIPATEIRSLLNHIVAEHASDTSSAAVRAGALTAVSLLLDATQSHAVLRTLLPALGNLIHDKVEKVRLAAVRMLLRIKKIPGIKYYHVVPVDHLKARLADEGRSNPTSSVASSLTALMMNSYFPQGEGVSAMDQMERTISFLSTDPAAAAVFYANLADYFPVPAVAKLAAVLLRCLHSSVQAEEEKQVNAVDIDQGRKRRRYGKQQTEEDEDPSDASLLSATNTALMAGLAETICTLWQSIEGQLNKSENECTNDYLVNAFSGSGLTSVLNFYEQMAVSEDEGNGEELGSVQEDCYRICAAVLRSAGRLPSKAVKGLVPHISEILASLSEPDTPSVPRKKVSAHIALLCLWDMTEEVAPSLAQSIEAAFESQHELAFSSPSSDNKKRRSGRLSKANKELVVPSLPSRVALSVLGDILRGSDPSSIAAREALLSSETACSVLEKALERGTRHAERLLSADPTYAQSVIDEEIDYILQVCEAYGRFALHKEAVSQNTVKFSPEAQRLVAWTTHKVVPAFTLQGDGPFDDPNLSQIALEKSFVSFPLSPIPTGPARRRANRNHTPNRLDNTIETPRTVENTFVSKHVAKDFAVSLLQSSCVILSEWLAVGGSGASEIATAAVSWCTVFSSNVVDDTLNQLLTSFTRLASQLCKTSGNFSLLKQLLLSFPEPQDAGEEPSPIRTTISALATSRGKATGTTVTQTIACVLEAAAEQLVRLQTQVSDRLPDSLGELWSVPEGCVGSALTAVFRSRAAARELAAQIIDQFELDHTRPQPTGSVARFHVQCLWLLCDSQSNPGAADVMKMVGRIDADKVEAENGLRDLLAEVQDVIHRV, translated from the exons ATGATAATTACAGTTTTTGAATTTGGCTGTGCGCCCGAAAACGAGGTTCGGAACGGACTCCACAACGGTTGCCGGATGTATTCCACAGTCACACGATACCCCCTGAGATTCGTTGGGGACAACCACGCTGTCGCTACGCCAACAGTTCCCACACGCCTTACCATTGTTACCATGCCTCGACAAAAAGCCGGCAAAAGCCCGGTCTTGGATGCGGATGAACGGGAGGCAGATTTGGAGACGGCCCGCGAAGCGCTTTTGAACGCCGTCGAAGGAAACAACGGGGACGAAGAGATCGCGGCGTTGTATTCCACGACACCAGTTCTGCAGCTCTTTCTATCGAGCAACACGAGCATTACGCTCAAAGCTGGGCTCTCATCAAGAGAACAAACGCAGCTGCTCTTGGATTCCGTCAAAACCTGCAGTAAAGCACAGGCTCGGCGTTTGTTCGCTGGTTTGAAAGGTATCGTTGTCAAGTTAGTCCAGGACGAAATGTACGTTCCCGAATCCGCCTACGACGacggaaaaagaagtcaTGTAGACAACGATAACGTCTTTCCAGACCCCGAGTCATCCAAGGCTCTACACTTTCTCCGCATGGCGACTCTCTGTCTGCAGGCGTACTTGGAAGTTTGTGCCGAAAAGCACGACAATCCGAAAAAACAACTACCAATGATAGGGGAAGCGCTGGAACTCGCACAAACCCTGCACGACACGCTCTTCTCTCTCGATTCCTGCGGATCCGACGCTTTGGCTACCCAGAACGCGATTGTCACGCTCTGTGAAACTTGGTGGCTACGCAACGCCAGTCAACGAGAACTCCTTTTGGTTCAGTCCCTCCCCTTACTAGTGGTGACAGCTCTCGGAGACGCCACGGGCGTGGCGCAAAAGTCGGATGTCAAGCGGCTTTTCCAAATTCGGGATGCCTTGCAGGTCATTGACTTTTCGGACGATTCCAGCGAATCACTGCGAACTCTTTTGCTGCGTATGGCCGCGTCGCCCCAATCGTTACGCAGTCCCGAAGGTCGCCGGTTTTTAGCCTACCTCTTTTACGTTGACGAGAGTTTGCAGAAAGATCTGCATCGTGCATTTAGGGCACAAATTCCGGACGCGAGAGCTTCCGTTATCGAAGCATACAGTGAGATATACTGGCGGGCGTGGAAAGAAGCACCCGATGTCGTTATTCAAGAATCCATTGAATCCAACGTCCTATCCGATCTTATCTACGCTGTTCTACACATTGCCAACCCCAACATGGCCACTTCGCTGATGACTCTTTTGGAACCCTTTCACGACGCGAAGAAAAATGCCGACGTAGAAACCTTGTTGCATCGTATGTATGGTCCAATTCTTTGGCGGTCTCTTTCCAGCGCCAACGCACTGGTCCGCGTCCATGCTACCACCATTCTCGCCGAGGTCTTTCCCCTTCAAGAACCCTCACACACCCAGACTGAAAAAGCGATTCACAAGGCTGTTGCGTGCCTCAAGACGGTTTTGCAGGATCGGGATGCTCGAGTCCGTGTTGCGGCATCCATCGCAACGACCACGATCCTTTCAACATACTGGGACACAATTCCAGCCACCGAAATTCGAAGTCTATTGAATC ATATTGTGGCTGAGCATGCCTCCGACACTTCTTCCGCGGCGGTCCGTGCCGGGGCTCTCACTGCGGTCAGTCTTTTGTTGGACGCAACACAGTCACACGCGGTCCTGCGGACGTTGTTGCCTGCACTTGGCAATTTAATCCACGACAAGGTTGAAAAAGTGCGTTTGGCCGCGGTCCGAATGTTGCTCCGCATCAAAAAGATTCCCGGTATCAAGTACTATCACGTTGTTCCGGTCGATCACCTGAAAGCTAGACTTGCCGATGAAGGTCGCTCGAACCCCACCAGTTCGGTGGCATCGTCCTTGACGGCACTCATGATGAATTCATACTTTCCCCAGGGAGAAGGAGTGTCAGCTATGGATCAGATGGAACGTACTATTTCCTTTCTCTCGACAGACCCAGCGGCGGCGGCTGTCTTCTACGCCAACTTGGCTGACTATTTCCCGGTTCCAGCGGTGGCCAAGCTAGCAGCCGTACTGTTGCGATGTCTCCATTCCTCGGTgcaagccgaagaagaaaaacaagtGAATGCGGTCGATATCGATCAGGGACGCAAACGTCGTCGATACGGAAAGCAACAGACGGAGGAGGACGAAGATCCGTCCGATGCGTCACTTCTTTCCGCTACGAATACGGCGCTCATGGCAGGTCTGGCGGAAACTATTTGCACCCTGTGGCAATCGATCGAGGGGCAGCTCAACAAATCCGAAAACGAATGCACGAACGACTATCTGGTAAATGCATTTTCGGGATCCGGCCTCACCAGCGTTCTCAACTTCTACGAGCAAATGGCTGTATCGGAGGATGAAGGTAACGGAGAAGAGCTTGGCAGTGTCCAGGAAGACTGCTATAGGATCTGCGCAGCTGTACTGAGATCAGCAGGCCGCCTACCATCAAAAGCTGTCAAAGGGCTCGTGCCGCACATTTCGGAAATCCTTGCGTCGCTTTCGGAACCGGACACTCCCAGCGTTCCTCGGAAAAAGGTGTCGGCACACATCGCTCTACTATGCTTGTGGGATATGACCGAAGAAGTCGCCCCTTCCTTGGCCCAATCCATCGAAGCAGCATTTGAGAGTCAACACGAACTAGCTTTCTCGTCCCCTTCGTCGGACAATAAGAAGCGACGCAGTGGTCGTCTATCCAAGGCAAACAAAGAATTAGTCGTACCATCCTTGCCTTCCCGTGTCGCACTGAGCGTTCTGGGAGATATCTTACGTGGCTCCGATCCTAGCAGTATCGCGGCACGCGAAGCTCTTCTCTCGTCTGAGACTGCGTGCAGCGTACTGGAAAAGGCATTGGAGCGGGGGACGAGACACGCCGAACGTCTGTTGAGTGCTGATCCG ACCTATGCACAATCGGTGATTGACGAGGAAATTGACTATATTCTGCAGGTTTGCGAAGCTTATGGTCGGTTCGCTTTGCACAAAGAAGCCGTTTCCCAAAACACGGTCAAATTTAGTCCCGAGGCTCAGCGCCTTGTTGCTTGGACAACCCACAAGGTTGTCCCAGCCTTTACCCTCCAGGGCGACGGACCATTCGACGACCCAAACTTATCACAGattgctttggaaaaaagCTTCGTAAGTTTTCCACTGTCTCCTATCCCAACGGGGCCCGCTAGACGCCGTGCCAATCGGAATCATACACCCAACCGACTGGACAACACTATCGAAACTCCAAGGACGGTCGAAAATACCTTTGTCTCGAAGCACGTCGCGAAGGATTTCGCAGTCTCTCTCCTCCAGTCTTCTTGCGTTATACTTTCGGAATGGCTGGCAGTGGGAGGATCCGGTGCCAGCGAAATTGCTACCGCGGCGGTCAGTTGGTGCACAGTTTTTTCGAGCaatgttgtcgacgacaCGTTGAATCAGCTCCTGACCTCGTTCACTCGATTGGCATCACAACTCTGCAAAACGTCGGGAAACTTTTCTCTTCTCAAGCAGCTGTTGCTATCGTTTCCCGAACCGCAAGATGCGGGTGAAGAACCGTCGCCTATCCGCACAACAATTTCGGCATTGGCTACGAGTCGTGGGAAGGCCACGGGAACGACGGTTACCCAAACAATCGCCTGTGTCCTGGAGGCTGCCGCGGAGCAATTGGTCCGTCTCCAAACCCAAGTGAGTGATCGACTACCCGATTCCTTGGGGGAGCTGTGGTCCGTACCCGAGGGATGTGTGGGGTCCGCGTTGACGGCGGTGTTTCGGAGTCGTGCCGCGGCTCGGGAACTGGCAGCCCAAATTATTGACCAATTCGAGCTCGACCACACGCGGCCTCAACCCACCGGTAGCGTTGCCCGGTTTCACGTCCAGTGTCTGTGGTTACTATGTGACTCGCAGTCCAATCCGGGAGCGGCGGACGTGATGAAAATGGTAGGTCGCATCGATGCGGATAAGGTGGAAGCCGAAAATGGACTGCGTGACCTGTTGGCCGAAGTACAGGACGTGATCCATCGGGTTTAA
- a CDS encoding Mnd1 meiotic DNA recombination/cross-over promotion (Mnd1 facilitates interhomolog cross-over formation during meiotic recombination in yeasts and mice. In these organisms, Mnd1 forms a complex with Hop2 (meu13, TBPIP) and interacts with Rad51 and DMC1. Phatr_26706 is closest to Thaps_108214 and both appear to be Mnd1 homologs. However, no homolog of Hop2 was found in Phaeodactylum or Thalassiosira by BLAST using the sequences from yeasts and mouse.) produces MAGSKRMSADEKRQVILDIYHRTKQVFTEKEIVTLAAKAGVNANTILDVNNSLIDDGLVDKEKIGGSNYFWSFPAKKDRLVQLQHQQNLQAVELLQSQVRDATVALAEAQRGREDVDGVRVEQLQRLDALGRERGRLVTELAELQENDPQALADLEHELQLVTAAAHRWTDNIFNCKAYLIKKRGMDKKEVHRVLGITGTFDCELL; encoded by the exons ATGGCGGGTTCCAAACGCATGAGCGCGGACGAAAAGCGTCAAGTGATTCTGGACATTTACCACCGCACCAAACAAGTCTTTaccgaaaaggaaattgTAACGCTCGCTGCCAAGGCGGGAGTCAACGCCAACAC CATTCTCGACGTGAATAATAGTTTGATTGACGACGGTCTggtcgacaaggaaaagattGGCGGTTCCAACTACTTTTGGTCGTTTCCCGCCAAGAAGGATCGTCTGGTGCAGTTGCAGCACCAACAGAATCTCCAAGCCGTCGAGTTGCTCCAATCGCAAGTCCGTGACGCCACCGTGGCATTGGCGGAGGCCCAACGCGGTCGGGAGGACGTGGATGGTGTCCGTGTGGAGCAACTGCAGCGCCTCGACGCTCTGGGACGGGAACGCGGACGACTAGTCACGGAACTGGCGGAGCTGCAAGAGAACGATCCCCAGGCATTGGCCGATCTGGAACACGAACTCCAACTCGTCACCGCCGCGGCACACCGCTGGACGGACAATATCTTCAACTGCAAGGCGTACTTGATTAAGAAACGTGGCATGGACAAGAAGGAAGTCCACCGCGTTTTGGGCATTACGGGAACGTTTGATTGTGAGTTGTTATAG